The sequence ATATTCTGAAAAAATTGCTAGATTAAAAGCTGGACAAAGAGCTAAAATATATAAAATTAATGAATGGATTATAGCAATTTCTCATGTAAGTGCATTTCAATCTTCTGCTGCAAAATCTTTATTACAAACAGGAGCAGATATAGCAATCGTAGCAGGTAAAGAAAAAGATTCCATCATAGTTTCATTGAAATCTAAACAAGATTTCTATGAAAAAACAAAATTAGACCTTGTTAAAGACATTTCTATAAAAATTGCTAAAGAATTTTCTGGATATGCAGGAGGTCATTCTACTGCTGCTGGAATAAAATGCTTAGGAGAAGTAAATAATGTTTTAGAAAGGATAATTAAGGAGATGAAAAATAAATTGGAGAAAAGTATTGAGTGAGGAAAATGCATATAATAGAAATAGAGAATCTAAGTTTCAGATATACTACATCCGATAGAAAAATTCTAGATAATATAAATATGGTAGTAAATGAAGGGGAATTTATTTTACTTATTGGCCCAAGTGGATGTGGAAAAACAACTTTATGTAAATGCTTAAATGGATTAATACCACATTTTCATCAAGGAATAATGGAAGGAAAAGTTATAGTAAATAATTATAATGTAGCTGAAACCCCTCCATATATTTTAGCTGGTTCTATTGGAATGGTTTTTCAAAATCCTGAAAATCAATTATTTTCATTAAGTGTAGAAAATGATATAGCATTTGCTTTAGAAAATTTAGGATATCCAAGAGATGGAATAAAAGAAAGAGTAGATTTTGCTTTAAAAGCTGTTGGAATAGAAGATTTAAGAAATAGGTCACCTTTTGAATTATCAGGAGGGCAGCAACAAAAAGTTGCTATTGCATCAATATTAGCTATGAGACCAAAAATAATGGTTTTGGATGAACCAACTTCTTTCCTAGATCCCTTATCAGCTAAGAATATAATAGATTTAATATCTGAATTAAGGAATAAACTAAATATAACGATTATACTTGTTGAACATAGGCTAGACCTTGCTGCAAGAAATGCTACAAGAATAATTTTAATGGATAATGGAAAAATAGTTTTAGATGATGAGCCTAGAAAAATTTTTTCAAGAATTGAAACAGAAGTACTTGGAGTAGCAACACCTAAAATAATTAGAATTGCAAAATCTATAAATAAAAAATATCAAATATTTAATGAATTGCCTTTAACTATTGAAGAATTCTCAAGCATTCTTAGGAGGAATTTTATTGATAGAAGTAAATAATATAGAATATATTTATCCATCAGGAATTAAAGCTTTAGATGGAATTAATTTAAAAATTCAAAATGGAGAATATGTAGCATTAATGGGAGAAAATGGAGCAGGAAAAACAACATTAATAAAACATTTTAATGGATTACTTAAACCAACTAAAGGAGATGTTTATATAAATGGCATTAATACAAAGAATGAATCTATTGCTAAACTTTCAAGAATGGTTGGAATAGTATTCCAGAATCCAGACCATCAATTTTTCGAAGAAAATATAGAAAAGGAAGTTTCATTTGCTTTAAGAAATTTTGGATTTAAAGAAGAAGTTATAAAGAAAAGGATTGATTGGGCTTTAAATTTCATGAACTTAGAAAAGTATAGAAATCAACCCCCATTCTTACTTAGTGGAGGGGAAAAGAAAAGATTGGCACTAGCTATAATTTTATCATGGGATCCAGAAATAATAGTTTTAGATGAACCAACAATTGGTCAAGATTATATTCAAAAAGAAAAATTGATGCAATTAATAATTCAACTTAATACACAAGGAAAAACAGTTGTTATAGCTACTCATGATATAGAATTTGTTGCAGAATCTAAACCACGTGTAATTTTATTATCAAAAGGGAAAATAATTGATGATGGACCAACAGAAGAAGTTTTAACAGATATTGAAAAAATAAAAAAATGCTCATTAATACTTCCACAAGTCACACAATTAATGTACAGCCTTTCAGATTTAGGATTTCCAAGAAAAATTGTAAGCGTTGAAGATGCTGTAAAATTAATTTCAAATAAATTGGAGGGAAAATAAATGAGTCTGTTTGAGGGATTTAAGTTTAAATCTATTAGTTCTCCAATACATGAACTTGACCCACGTGTAAAATTAGCAATGTCATTTTCAATATTTTTAATATCAATGATGTATATTGAGATACAAATTTCAATTTTATTATTAATTATTCAACTTCCAATAGCGTATATAGCTAAAATATTAAAAGAATGGATAAAATCTCTTTCAAGTTCATTATTTTTAGCAGCATTTGTTTTTTTCATGAATATTGGTGTAAGTTATTTTACTTCAGGATATATGCTTACAATATTTGATGTGTATAATGCATTAGCATTATCTATTAGATTAATAACTCTTTTTACTGCTTTCTCAATATTTTTATTAACAACCACTCCGGATGAATTGGGATTGGTTATGAATTCATTCCATATACCTTATGATTTTACTTTTGCTTTTATTATGGCAGTAAGATTTGTTCCAGTTTTAGTAGGAGAATTGCAAACTATTTTAGATGCACAAAAATCTCGTGGATTAGAAATTGAAAAAGGAAATTTAATTAAAAGAATAAGGAATTTAATACCTGTATTTATTCCACTTCTTGTAAATGTTTTTAGAAGAAGTATAGAACTTGCTGAAGCTCTTGAAGTAAAAGCATTTGGTGCTTCTAAGAAAAGGACTAATTTTAAAGAATTAAAAATGGATTTTATTGATTATGCTTTATTATTTATAATTATAGTAATATCAATAATAGCTATTTATGCTAGATTTATAATAAAATCATCTATTTTTTAAAGTTTGATTGAAGATGAATTTTCAAAAACTGAAGAAGATCTTTATTTAGCTACTATTGAAGTAAATACTATGGAATTAAAATCTAAAGAGAAAGGAGAAGTTAAAAAAGTTGGAAAAATAGAAGAATTGGAAGCAAAAATACCACTTTTAAGACAAAAATTGTTTCAAATCCTCGTTCCTTATTTCCAGTAAAATTGATTTACCTTCACAAGTTATTTCATTATTTTTTAATTTAAATCTTATTAAATTATAATTTTTATAATTAAAAATTATATTAAATTTACGGCAAAATAATTCTTCAAATTTTTAACTTTTCTAAAAATAAATAAAAATTTTTAATTTTTATTTATTATAAAAAAAATTAAGCGTAAGATTTATATACTTTTTAATCAACATATATATACGGTGGAAAAGGGTTTATGTCTAAACGTTCTATAGAATATTTTAAGAAAGCTGTCGATGAAACCCTTGGTGCTTTAAGTGCTGTAATTTCAGTAAATAAAGAAAAAAGAGGCGGACGATTCCATCTTGATGATTGTAAACCTTTTGTTGATGCTGTAAAGAAAATGAAACCAATTGATGGGCAATCTCCTGAGATTATTGCACTTCATAGAGAATCAGTTATTGCGCATTATGAAATATTAAAAGGATTAACCGATTATATTAGACCTGAAGATGACCCATTTGTTGAGCATTATCAAACTCCTCCAATTCTTGAGATCTTATACGATGAAGACCCAAAATTTAGAGATTCTGTTGAAAAATTTGTTAAAACTATTGAAAAGAATGAAGCATTTGTTGGGCAATATGTTGCTAGATGTTATGGTGGTTTTTGGGGCCCTACATGTGTAGTTGACTTTGCTTTCGTTCCTGGTAGTACAAGTAACTTTGTTAATCAAATACTTACAAAAGTTGATATACCTGATGCTCATAAGAAAGCAATACTAGCTTCTAAATCATGGGGTATGAACACATCATATGGTATTGGTGCTGCTTTCAGAGAAGCTGTGGAAGCTGGAAAAACATTAACTGAAGCTGTTAAGGCAGAAATTGAACAATTGAAGAAAGTATATCTTACACCTACTGAAGCTCAAGCTGAGCTAATGGATAAAGCTGGTCACACTTCCTTTGATGTTAGAAAGTATATGTCTTCTTATAAGAGTAAAATTAAGCCTGTCATAAAAAAGGCAATGGATGCTGGAGTTCATTATGGTAATCTTGTAGTAGTTCCAGCATATTGTGTTGGTGATATCGGGCATCATATTGCACAATCTTCTTATAATATGTTTAAGGATGATGTTACATTTGCAATTGCTGAAGCATCTTTCCAAGTCCTTGAAAGCACATTAAGAAAAGCTGTTTCTGAAGGTACTTTGAAAGATGAATGGCACTTAGCCAGAGTTGCTGGAGGTACCCTTGCAGCAGCTATCGAGTACATACTTGAGATGGATGGTTTTACTGCACCGATGATTATCGACTTGCTTTATAAGAGATTCTGGAGCTATAATAATATGTATCCAAATAGAGGTGTTGCAGCAGAGTTGCATAATGTTGACTTTATGGATACGATATTCCGTGGATGGAAAATACTTTGGGAATCATATCCGAGAGGGGGGCCTAAAACTGCTGGTGTTCCTATAGACCTTACACCAATAAGGAAGCATGAAGTTTTAATGAATCCGCAGAGATATGCTTATCCAGGATGTGCAATTACTGTTAGGACGAGTTCATTATTAAGACTTGCAGACTTTCCATGCTTCTTAACAGCAGAACCAGTAACAGCTACGCTTTCAACAAATGCCATAGCATTTAGTCCAAATACGGTATTCTCACCATTACGTGCAAGAAAGAATTGTGCGGTTACATCAATGATGCCTTCAAGATGCACGTACTGCCAATGGTACAGGGCAGTATAAACTCCCCTTTCTTTTTTTTGGTGATACATATGGTTAAAAGTTGGCAAAAATATCTTGCTGAACTTATTGGAACATATGCATTAGTATTTTTTGGAACATTATCAGTAACTATATTTGCTGTTGTTTTAGGTATAACACAACCATACTATTTTGGCCCTGGTTTATTTGCTATTGGAATTACATTTGGCTTTATCGTTATGATCATGATATATGCTCTAGGTCACATTTCTGGAACACATATAAATCCTGCAGTTACTATAAGCCTATTAGTTATAAGGAAGATGAATGTTAAAGATGCAGTAGCATATATTATAATGCAACTTATAGGCGCAGCTTTAGCTAGTTTTACTCATGCCGCCATATTACCTCAAGGTAAGGCGGTATCTTTTGGTTTGACTCTTCCAGGAGATGCCATAGGTAAAAGTGAAATTACAGCTCTTATTGTTGAAATAATCCTTACATTCTTCCTTTTACTTACAATTATGGGTGCTGCTGTTGATAAGAGAGCCCCTCCAGGATTTGCGGGCATAATAATAGGGGCTGTTGTAGCTTCGGATATATTTGTTGGCGGACCACTTACTGGAGGATCTATGAATCCGGCTAGAACATTCGGGCCAGCAATAGCATCAGGGAATTGGACAGCACATTGGGTTTATTGGATAGGGCCAATAGCAGGTGGATTAATAGCTGCATTAATATATGAATATCTATTAGCCGAAAAATAATTTAAACATATTTTTACCTCCTTCTTTTTTTATGTAAGCATTATGAAGATATTGTAATGATAAAGATTTATATATAAGTAAACTTATGCAGTATTTTAAAATATTTCAATAAATAATAAATTTTAAATGAAAATACAATATGAAAATATATCAAAGTATGAGTTAAGAAAATGAATTTTTATCATGAAAAAATTTAAGAGTTAAATAGTAGTTTTTTATTATCTTGTTAGATATAATTAAATGGTAGGAAAATTGATTTCAAATTATCCGATTATTTTAGCTGATTATAGAGAAGAGAGGAGTGGAATAGATCAATTATTAAAAAAGCAAAACGTGATGGTAAAATTTCAACAACTTGCTGTAGGAGACTACATAATTTCAGGAGAATATGTAATAGAAAGAAAGACCATTAAAGATTTTGTACAATCTACATTTGATGGGAGATTATTTGATCAAGCTAAAAGATTAACATCTGTATCAAGATTCCCAACTTTTATTATAGAAAATCCATTTTCAACAATTTTAAATGAAGTAAAAAATATAAATTCTATTTTTGGAGCATTAATAGCTTTATCTTATTCTTATAGAATACATATATTTTATTCAGAAAATATAGAACAAACAGCAACAATATTAGCTGTAATAGCTAAGCATGGAAAATATGAATATCCATTAGAACCATCTTTTAAAATAAGAAAAAAAGCTGAAACACTTAAAGAAAAACAAGAATTAATTGTTTCTTCAATTCCTGGAATAGGACCTAAAACTGCTAAAAGACTATTAGAAAATTTTGGAAGTATAAAAGCAATTTTTACAGCTTCTCCAGCTCAACTTTCAAAAATAAATGGTTTAAGTATAGGAAAAGCAATAAAAATATATCGTTTAATAAATGCTGAATATCCTTATTCAAAAAAGAAAATCAAGGAAATGTAAAAAATTCATTAAATAAAAAATTGCTTTTACCAAAATATTGATAGAAAAAAATATATTTATTCATTTTTTAAATAATATAAAAATGTGAGACCAGAATTTAATGAAGTGGTAGAAGAAATCTTATCTCAAATAAAAGATTCATTAAGTAAAATAGATAAAGAGCAAATAGAAAAATTTATTGATATGTTAGTTAATGCTAGAGGAAGGAAAATACTTATTAGTGGAGCTGGCAGAACTGGTCTTGTTGCAAGAGCTTTTGCAATGCGTTTAATGCATTTAGGATATCTTGTATACGTTGTTGGGGAAACAATTACTCCATCTCTTGAAAAAGATGATATATTAATAGCTATTTCAGGATCAGGAACTACAACTCTAGTAGTTGAGGCAGCTAAAGCAGCAAAAATAATTGGCTCTAAAGTTATTGCAATTACATCTTTTCCAGAATCACCTTTAGTTCAATTAGCAGATCATACAATTATTCTTCCAGGAAGAACAAAAACTTCATCTAAAACAGATTATTTCTCAAGGCAAATTTTAGGATTCCATGAACCTCTTTTGCCACTAGGAACATTGTTTGAAACAAATTGTTTAATATTTTTGGATATTATTATAGTTGAACTTATGAAAGAATTAAATATAACAGAAGAAGAAATAAAGAAAAGACATGCAAATATAGAAGGTTTATAAATACTTAAATGGTATTCATTTAATTTAAAAAGCTTATATATTGCTTATATATTTAAATTAAATATGAGAATAATAATACCAATATTAGAAAATAAAGGAATAGATTCAAAAGTATCTTCACATTTTGGTAGAGCTCCTTTTTTCGCTTTATATAATTCTGAAAAGAATGAGTTAGAAATAATTGAAAATAAGAGTGAACATTTTGGTGGCATAGGTAGACCAACAGATATTTTATTAAAATACAAACCAGATGTTATATTTGCGATTGGAATAGGACCTAGAGCAGTTGAGTTATTGAAATCAAATAATATAAGAATAGAAACAGGAGATTTTCAAACTGTTAGAGAAATTATTGAAAATAAAGACAGATTAAAAAAATTAGAAGAAGTTTGTAAACATAGTAGAAGACAAATTTAATATAGAGGCGAAAGCTTTTTCCTATTCTATAAGATGCCTGAAGTTATTTTAAAAGTAAAAAATTTAAATGTAGAATTAAATGGAGAAAAAATTTTAGAAAATTTATCTTTTGAAGTAAAAGAAGGAGAAGTTTTAACAATCTTAGGACCAAATGGAGCAGGAAAAACAGTATTACTTAAAACCTTATTAAAACTCTTTCCTTATAAAGGAGAAATTGAATGGAAATCAGGAATTAAAATTGGCTATGTTCCTCAAAGATTACCTTTTATAAAAGATATCCCAATGAGCGTTAAAGAATTTTTTAAATTGAAAAATGCTTCTGAAAATGAAGCTAAAAATATTTTAAATTTAATAGGTTTAGAAGAAAAAATATTAGAAAAGAAAATTGGAGACTTATCTTCAGGTCAATTTCAAAGAATTTTAGTTGGTTGGGCATTAGTTTTAAGTCCTCAAGTTTTGCTTTTTGACGAACCAATGGCTGGTATTGATATTGGTGGACAAGAATCAATATATAATCTTTTAGAAAAATTAAGAAAAGAAAAAAATTTAACAATTTTATTAGTTACTCATGATTTAAGCCTTGTTTATACTTTTGCTAATAATTGTCTTTGTTTAAATAAAAAAATATTATGTTATGGTGCTCCTAAGAAATTAACTCCTGAACTTCTTTCTCAACTTTATGGTGGAGAAATAAAAATTTATCAACACTTCCATTAAACCAAAAGAGGAATGAATATGGAAACCCAATTTTTCTTAAGTTTAATTTGTGGAATATTCATTGGAGGAGTAGCAGGATATTTAGGTTCTTTAATGCTTTCAAAAAGAATGGCTTTAGTTGCTGGCCCTCTTGGTCATTTAACTTTACCAGGAATTGCTTTAGCTTTAATTTATGGCTTTGATATATCTTTAGGAGCTTTTCCTTTTGTTATTTTAGGAATATTCTTAATATGGATTTTTGAAATAAAAACAAAACTGCCAATGGAAGCTTTAACTGCAATTGTTTTTGCATCTGGAGTTTCAACTGCTTTTTTATTTTTACCAATCGAACAAGCAGAAGAAGCTTTAATTGGTGATATTTCTAAAGTAAGTTTTGAAGATACAATTATTTTAGTTTTATCTTGTCTTTTTATCTTTTTAATAATTAAAAAAATTTATTCAAAAATGATTTTGATTAATATTTCTGAAGATTTAGCTAAAGTTCAAGGAATAGATATTAAAAAATACAATTTCGTTTATCTTTTTTTAATAGCTATTATAGTTGCTTTAGGAGTAAAACTTGTTGGTGGACTTTTAACCGCTGCTTTAGTAGCTATACCAGCTTGCACAGCTAGAAATTTAAGTAAAAACCTTTCTCAATATCGTTTTAATGCTTTGTTCTTTGGTTCAATAAGTTGCTTTTTTGGAATTTTGTTTTTTGAAATAACAAAATTTCCAGCCGGTCCATTAATTATTTTAATATCAACTTTCTTTTTCTTAATTTCTTTAATTTTTAAAATATAATATAAAGCATCGCAAATCTCTCTTATTTTAACATAATTTTCTTTTAAGCTTAATGAATATTTATTTATTAAGGATAGTACCTGATAAATAAAATATTTAAAGTCTGTAATTTTCTTTTTTTATTAGGATAAAGCAAACTTAATCTCTATTTATTTTAAATATGAACTCACCTCCAAACTATTTAAATCTTTGTAGAGATTTTTTCTTATGGAGTTCCATGAGATTTCTGATGAAGAGTGGTCTTTAATTGAACTTTTTTTACTCCAAAAGCTAAGGTTGGCAGGCCTAGAGCTAATGATAGACTTATCATTAATGGAATCCTTTATGTCTTGACTACTAGATGGATATGGAATATTAAAGAAAATCAATAAAACTAATAAAAGCAAGATTTTTACAAGGAATTAAAAGCCATCAATTTCAAGAAATTGTAAAACAAAAATTACAAGAAATTCATGGAAATTCAGTAAAGCAATGAACTTTTTCAAAGAATAAATGCGAGAATAAGAAGACAAAACAAAGATTGGATAGAGAAAACTTCAAAGAAGCTTATTGATATTGCATTAGAAAGTATTGAAAAATACAATTGTAATGTTGCGATAGTTTCTTTTGAAGATCTTAAAGAATATAAAGCTGGAAATAATAGCAAGAAAACAAACAAGAAAAATGCTGAATGGTTAAGGAAAATAATTCAAAGAACATTTGAAAAATCTTTGTGGAATTATCCTACAAAGGTATTAACTTATTTGCCAACATTCAATAAAAATCAAAGAAATATAAAACAAATCTTAGTTAATGCTGACTATACTTCAAGAATATACAGTAAATGTGGAAATGAAGGAAAATTAATAAAATATATAGCAAAAGGAAAAATAAAGAGATACTTTAAATGCAATAATTGTGGATATAAAGACGATAAACATTTCAATGCTTCAAGCAATATTGCAAAAAGAGCAATTGAATATCTTAAAAAGGTTGCTTTTCCCGAACCCATGTGCTAAGGGAAAGGCAGCCAGAACCAAGCTTCCTATTTAATAGGAAAACAGCATTCTGCTAAGGAAAGGAAGGCCTCCCCCTGAAGCAGAAGCCTCGAGCTAATTTTCAACAAATTAGCAATGAAAGGGGTTAAACAGTTTAAAACTGCTCTGCTGTTGTCTCCCAAGGGGAGGAGAAGCCATCTATGTTCTTTCAACAAGAGTATAGGTGGCTTCCAGAGAGGAGAGGCTAAACTATGGTAGGAAGATTCTGGCAATAAACTTAAATTACTGCAATTTTTGAAATTTTTAAAAGAAAACACTATAAACTGAGAATTTAATTTTTAATTAGAGTTTTCTAGGATCTATTCTTATTAATCCCGGTATAGTATCATATACATCATCTGTTGAGATTATTTTATGATCTTCAACTTGATTTAAAGCGGTAGCAGCATAATATGCATCAAATATTGATTTTAAATTGTATTGTCTCATTAATGTTAAAGCTAAAAGGTCTATTTCATATGTTGTTTCTAAGAATTTCAAATTTTCTATAGCTGTTATCGATGCAGCTCTAGCAATGTACTCATCTAAGCTAACTCCCTCTTCCTTTGAAATATAATAAAGTTCATGTAAACACTCTCTTGAGGTATAAACTATTCCAAATTCTCCTACAACAATTCTTTTTATAATATTCTCAGCAGTAGCTTTTAACCAATCTTCTTTTTTAATAAATGCATATAGTATATCTGTTTCAATCATCAATTTGTTTTCTTCTCCTTGCTCTTTTTATAGCATCTTCTGATGCTAATTTCTCAGCTAATTCCTTTAACTCTTTTCTTTCATGTTTTGATGAAAGCCAAGAACTTGCATATTCATGCGGCTTTACCGGTAATGGAATTGTAATGAAGAATGTTCCAGCTGGTATGATTACTGCTTTTCCTCCTCCAACACTTATTTCTTTTGGAATAGTTATTCTTCTTCTCTCATCGATCTTAACTATAGCCATATTATTCCCCTAATTTATAATATTACCCATAAATAT is a genomic window of Nitrososphaerota archaeon containing:
- a CDS encoding zinc ribbon domain-containing protein; translation: MPTFNKNQRNIKQILVNADYTSRIYSKCGNEGKLIKYIAKGKIKRYFKCNNCGYKDDKHFNASSNIAKRAIEYLKKVAFPEPMC
- a CDS encoding PIN domain-containing protein encodes the protein MIETDILYAFIKKEDWLKATAENIIKRIVVGEFGIVYTSRECLHELYYISKEEGVSLDEYIARAASITAIENLKFLETTYEIDLLALTLMRQYNLKSIFDAYYAATALNQVEDHKIISTDDVYDTIPGLIRIDPRKL
- a CDS encoding energy-coupling factor transporter transmembrane component T, which translates into the protein MSLFEGFKFKSISSPIHELDPRVKLAMSFSIFLISMMYIEIQISILLLIIQLPIAYIAKILKEWIKSLSSSLFLAAFVFFMNIGVSYFTSGYMLTIFDVYNALALSIRLITLFTAFSIFLLTTTPDELGLVMNSFHIPYDFTFAFIMAVRFVPVLVGELQTILDAQKSRGLEIEKGNLIKRIRNLIPVFIPLLVNVFRRSIELAEALEVKAFGASKKRTNFKELKMDFIDYALLFIIIVISIIAIYARFIIKSSIF
- a CDS encoding MIP family channel protein, with amino-acid sequence MVKSWQKYLAELIGTYALVFFGTLSVTIFAVVLGITQPYYFGPGLFAIGITFGFIVMIMIYALGHISGTHINPAVTISLLVIRKMNVKDAVAYIIMQLIGAALASFTHAAILPQGKAVSFGLTLPGDAIGKSEITALIVEIILTFFLLLTIMGAAVDKRAPPGFAGIIIGAVVASDIFVGGPLTGGSMNPARTFGPAIASGNWTAHWVYWIGPIAGGLIAALIYEYLLAEK
- a CDS encoding ABC transporter ATP-binding protein, with protein sequence MHIIEIENLSFRYTTSDRKILDNINMVVNEGEFILLIGPSGCGKTTLCKCLNGLIPHFHQGIMEGKVIVNNYNVAETPPYILAGSIGMVFQNPENQLFSLSVENDIAFALENLGYPRDGIKERVDFALKAVGIEDLRNRSPFELSGGQQQKVAIASILAMRPKIMVLDEPTSFLDPLSAKNIIDLISELRNKLNITIILVEHRLDLAARNATRIILMDNGKIVLDDEPRKIFSRIETEVLGVATPKIIRIAKSINKKYQIFNELPLTIEEFSSILRRNFIDRSK
- a CDS encoding DUF2193 domain-containing protein — protein: MSKRSIEYFKKAVDETLGALSAVISVNKEKRGGRFHLDDCKPFVDAVKKMKPIDGQSPEIIALHRESVIAHYEILKGLTDYIRPEDDPFVEHYQTPPILEILYDEDPKFRDSVEKFVKTIEKNEAFVGQYVARCYGGFWGPTCVVDFAFVPGSTSNFVNQILTKVDIPDAHKKAILASKSWGMNTSYGIGAAFREAVEAGKTLTEAVKAEIEQLKKVYLTPTEAQAELMDKAGHTSFDVRKYMSSYKSKIKPVIKKAMDAGVHYGNLVVVPAYCVGDIGHHIAQSSYNMFKDDVTFAIAEASFQVLESTLRKAVSEGTLKDEWHLARVAGGTLAAAIEYILEMDGFTAPMIIDLLYKRFWSYNNMYPNRGVAAELHNVDFMDTIFRGWKILWESYPRGGPKTAGVPIDLTPIRKHEVLMNPQRYAYPGCAITVRTSSLLRLADFPCFLTAEPVTATLSTNAIAFSPNTVFSPLRARKNCAVTSMMPSRCTYCQWYRAV
- a CDS encoding metal ABC transporter permease; translation: METQFFLSLICGIFIGGVAGYLGSLMLSKRMALVAGPLGHLTLPGIALALIYGFDISLGAFPFVILGIFLIWIFEIKTKLPMEALTAIVFASGVSTAFLFLPIEQAEEALIGDISKVSFEDTIILVLSCLFIFLIIKKIYSKMILINISEDLAKVQGIDIKKYNFVYLFLIAIIVALGVKLVGGLLTAALVAIPACTARNLSKNLSQYRFNALFFGSISCFFGILFFEITKFPAGPLIILISTFFFLISLIFKI
- a CDS encoding metal ABC transporter ATP-binding protein, whose product is MPEVILKVKNLNVELNGEKILENLSFEVKEGEVLTILGPNGAGKTVLLKTLLKLFPYKGEIEWKSGIKIGYVPQRLPFIKDIPMSVKEFFKLKNASENEAKNILNLIGLEEKILEKKIGDLSSGQFQRILVGWALVLSPQVLLFDEPMAGIDIGGQESIYNLLEKLRKEKNLTILLVTHDLSLVYTFANNCLCLNKKILCYGAPKKLTPELLSQLYGGEIKIYQHFH
- a CDS encoding ABC transporter ATP-binding protein — encoded protein: MIEVNNIEYIYPSGIKALDGINLKIQNGEYVALMGENGAGKTTLIKHFNGLLKPTKGDVYINGINTKNESIAKLSRMVGIVFQNPDHQFFEENIEKEVSFALRNFGFKEEVIKKRIDWALNFMNLEKYRNQPPFLLSGGEKKRLALAIILSWDPEIIVLDEPTIGQDYIQKEKLMQLIIQLNTQGKTVVIATHDIEFVAESKPRVILLSKGKIIDDGPTEEVLTDIEKIKKCSLILPQVTQLMYSLSDLGFPRKIVSVEDAVKLISNKLEGK
- the hxlB gene encoding 6-phospho-3-hexuloisomerase, with the translated sequence MVEEILSQIKDSLSKIDKEQIEKFIDMLVNARGRKILISGAGRTGLVARAFAMRLMHLGYLVYVVGETITPSLEKDDILIAISGSGTTTLVVEAAKAAKIIGSKVIAITSFPESPLVQLADHTIILPGRTKTSSKTDYFSRQILGFHEPLLPLGTLFETNCLIFLDIIIVELMKELNITEEEIKKRHANIEGL
- a CDS encoding ERCC4 domain-containing protein, with the protein product MVGKLISNYPIILADYREERSGIDQLLKKQNVMVKFQQLAVGDYIISGEYVIERKTIKDFVQSTFDGRLFDQAKRLTSVSRFPTFIIENPFSTILNEVKNINSIFGALIALSYSYRIHIFYSENIEQTATILAVIAKHGKYEYPLEPSFKIRKKAETLKEKQELIVSSIPGIGPKTAKRLLENFGSIKAIFTASPAQLSKINGLSIGKAIKIYRLINAEYPYSKKKIKEM
- a CDS encoding VapB-type antitoxin, translating into MAIVKIDERRRITIPKEISVGGGKAVIIPAGTFFITIPLPVKPHEYASSWLSSKHERKELKELAEKLASEDAIKRARRRKQIDD
- a CDS encoding NifB/NifX family molybdenum-iron cluster-binding protein, with translation MRIIIPILENKGIDSKVSSHFGRAPFFALYNSEKNELEIIENKSEHFGGIGRPTDILLKYKPDVIFAIGIGPRAVELLKSNNIRIETGDFQTVREIIENKDRLKKLEEVCKHSRRQI